From the Psychrobacillus sp. FSL K6-4046 genome, one window contains:
- the rsgA gene encoding ribosome small subunit-dependent GTPase A — translation MPNGQIRKALSGFYYVYDNGKVIQCRGRGVFRNRGESPLVGDFVDYTVEGENDGTITVIHERKNNLVRPPISNIDQAILVFSIKEPDFNTILLDRFLVVLESFYIEPIICLTKSDLMDTKMEQTMKDYINDYENIGYEILMTYKDDPDFNDKITPILKGKTTVLAGQSGVGKSTLLNTILPSLDLKTGVISDALGRGKHTTRHVELIEVCDGLLADTPGFSSFEFDLMEKEELSSCFPDFVKRQDECKYRGCLHVNEPKCAVKKAVELGEIKEYRYKHYLQFYEEIVDRKPRY, via the coding sequence ATGCCAAATGGTCAAATAAGAAAAGCACTTAGTGGTTTCTATTATGTATATGATAATGGTAAAGTGATTCAATGTAGAGGGAGAGGGGTCTTTAGAAATAGAGGCGAATCTCCTCTAGTTGGTGATTTTGTTGACTATACAGTCGAGGGAGAGAACGATGGTACTATAACTGTCATCCACGAAAGAAAAAATAACTTAGTTCGTCCACCGATATCGAATATTGATCAGGCCATTTTAGTTTTTTCTATTAAAGAACCAGACTTCAATACGATATTATTAGACCGTTTTCTAGTAGTGCTAGAATCCTTTTACATTGAGCCAATCATATGCTTGACGAAAAGTGATTTGATGGATACTAAGATGGAACAAACAATGAAGGATTATATCAACGATTATGAAAATATTGGTTATGAAATATTAATGACCTACAAGGATGATCCAGATTTTAACGATAAAATAACCCCTATTTTAAAAGGGAAAACTACTGTACTAGCAGGACAATCAGGGGTAGGGAAATCTACTTTATTAAATACAATTCTCCCTTCCTTAGATTTAAAAACAGGAGTCATATCGGATGCTTTAGGACGTGGGAAGCATACAACCAGACATGTAGAACTAATCGAGGTTTGTGATGGGCTTCTAGCTGATACCCCTGGTTTTAGTTCTTTTGAATTTGATTTAATGGAAAAAGAAGAGCTCTCTAGTTGCTTTCCTGACTTTGTAAAACGACAGGACGAATGTAAGTACCGTGGGTGCCTACATGTTAATGAGCCAAAATGCGCTGTAAAAAAAGCAGTAGAGCTTGGAGAAATTAAAGAATACCGATACAAACATTATTTACAATTTTATGAAGAAATAGTAGATAGAAAGCCGAGGTACTAA
- the pknB gene encoding Stk1 family PASTA domain-containing Ser/Thr kinase has product MLIGKRISGRYKLLEMIGGGGMSNVYLGHDMILDRDVAIKVLRYDFSNEEELRRRFQREALSATSLTHPNIVNIYDVGEDEDIHYIVMEHVKGETLKQYIQHNAPVSPVKTITIMKQLTSAISNAHNNHIIHRDIKPQNILLDEQENVKITDFGIAMALSATSYTQTNSVLGTVHYLSPEQARGGTATRESDIYALGIVLFELLTGQLPFSGESAVSIALKHLQAETPSVRAINPVIPQSLENVVLKATAKDPRNRYRSAEEMERDLSTAMSPERSNEPKFVVPVDDGATKVLPVIKEPVSFEDVAETKKLQTEDKPPEQTKPKKKRSKWKIITGIIAGLILLALIIIVAFPGLFKPDKIEVPPVAGLAVEDAIKLLESEGFIIGEQILEFDDEVEKDHVIGTTPEEGKMRDVETEVDIIVSQGKETSVMGDYENQDITQVIALLEKQGFKIEEDKIYSSTTAGTILKQEPEAGQEIIPEETVVRFQVSLGPEMITLRDLREYNEKNLNEYATNSGLKVVKTKEVNHDTIPKGAVVEQSPGPNSKVAKGSTVQVVISSGPKAKPTKTFVRIVPIPYLEQELDGEGEEGEDEENPEQEVVPQIIQIYIQDKTHKFTDPPVEEFEITSAVEKKISLEIVEGEAGGYLIKRNQEVLEQKTIKYEDID; this is encoded by the coding sequence ATGTTAATCGGCAAAAGAATTAGCGGCAGGTATAAGTTGCTAGAGATGATTGGTGGAGGCGGCATGTCCAACGTATATTTGGGACATGATATGATCTTAGACAGAGACGTCGCAATTAAGGTTTTGCGATATGATTTTTCTAATGAAGAAGAACTGCGTCGTCGCTTTCAGCGAGAAGCACTTTCTGCCACAAGCCTTACTCACCCTAATATAGTTAATATCTACGACGTAGGAGAAGATGAAGATATTCACTATATAGTTATGGAACATGTTAAAGGTGAAACATTAAAACAATACATACAGCATAATGCCCCGGTTTCGCCCGTTAAAACAATTACGATTATGAAGCAGCTAACTTCGGCTATTTCTAATGCACACAATAATCATATTATTCATCGGGATATAAAACCACAAAATATTTTATTGGATGAACAAGAAAACGTGAAAATAACTGATTTCGGCATAGCGATGGCTTTAAGTGCGACTTCCTATACACAAACTAACTCCGTTTTAGGAACCGTGCATTATTTGTCTCCAGAACAAGCCCGTGGCGGTACTGCTACTAGGGAATCGGATATTTATGCGCTAGGAATTGTGTTGTTTGAGTTATTAACTGGACAGCTTCCTTTTTCAGGAGAGTCAGCTGTATCCATTGCATTGAAGCATTTACAGGCGGAAACTCCATCGGTTAGAGCTATCAATCCAGTCATACCACAAAGCCTAGAAAATGTTGTCCTAAAGGCAACTGCAAAAGATCCTAGAAACAGGTACCGTTCTGCAGAGGAAATGGAAAGAGACTTATCAACTGCCATGTCACCAGAAAGGTCCAATGAACCAAAATTTGTTGTTCCTGTAGACGATGGAGCTACGAAGGTTCTTCCGGTTATTAAAGAGCCTGTTTCTTTTGAAGATGTTGCAGAAACTAAAAAATTACAAACGGAGGATAAGCCTCCTGAACAAACAAAACCAAAGAAGAAAAGAAGTAAATGGAAAATAATAACAGGGATAATAGCTGGCCTTATCTTGCTAGCATTAATCATCATCGTAGCTTTCCCTGGGTTGTTTAAACCGGACAAGATAGAAGTTCCTCCTGTAGCTGGCTTAGCGGTCGAAGATGCTATAAAGCTACTTGAGTCAGAAGGCTTTATCATTGGAGAACAAATTTTAGAATTTGATGATGAGGTCGAAAAAGATCATGTCATAGGTACAACACCAGAAGAAGGAAAAATGCGTGACGTAGAAACTGAGGTAGATATAATTGTATCCCAAGGGAAGGAAACTTCTGTAATGGGTGACTACGAAAATCAGGATATCACCCAGGTTATAGCTTTGCTTGAAAAACAAGGCTTTAAAATTGAGGAAGATAAAATCTACTCTTCTACAACGGCGGGTACCATTTTAAAGCAGGAGCCTGAAGCTGGACAAGAAATAATTCCAGAAGAAACAGTTGTCCGTTTTCAAGTAAGTCTTGGACCAGAAATGATTACTTTGAGAGACTTAAGGGAATACAATGAAAAGAATTTAAACGAATATGCAACAAACTCTGGATTAAAGGTCGTTAAAACAAAAGAAGTAAACCACGATACAATTCCTAAAGGAGCAGTTGTAGAACAATCTCCTGGGCCAAACTCGAAAGTGGCAAAGGGAAGTACGGTTCAGGTAGTGATTTCTTCGGGGCCAAAAGCTAAGCCAACTAAGACGTTTGTAAGAATTGTGCCAATTCCTTATTTGGAGCAAGAACTTGATGGTGAAGGGGAAGAAGGAGAAGATGAGGAAAATCCTGAACAGGAAGTTGTTCCTCAAATAATTCAAATTTACATTCAAGACAAAACGCATAAATTTACTGACCCTCCAGTTGAAGAGTTTGAAATTACATCGGCAGTAGAGAAAAAGATTTCACTAGAAATTGTGGAAGGCGAGGCTGGCGGATATCTTATTAAAAGAAATCAAGAGGTACTCGAACAGAAAACAATAAAATATGAAGATATAGATTAG
- a CDS encoding Stp1/IreP family PP2C-type Ser/Thr phosphatase: MRFVVKTDVGLKRTINEDRVGVFKREDGRILAVVADGMGGHNAGDVASEMAITEFEKYFHAYNPSVVPAKDWLMYTFQTINQLIAQHSSSNTGCEGMGTTLIAGLFENSKGIIAHIGDSRVYQITQNLVRQITRDHSFVNVLLDSGEINEEQAKTHPMKNAIMKAVGTERTIHPDFFEVEFAANSYFLFCTDGLSNKISESYIQHLLYSKKSLYEMGDELVEEANKSGGEDNISLILLTNKDEEV, translated from the coding sequence ATGAGGTTCGTTGTTAAAACTGATGTAGGCTTGAAAAGAACCATTAATGAGGATCGTGTAGGTGTATTTAAACGTGAGGATGGTCGTATTTTAGCTGTTGTAGCGGACGGAATGGGTGGTCATAATGCTGGAGATGTAGCTAGTGAGATGGCTATTACTGAGTTCGAAAAGTATTTTCATGCTTACAATCCTTCTGTTGTTCCAGCAAAAGATTGGTTAATGTACACGTTTCAAACCATTAACCAACTAATCGCCCAACATTCATCCTCTAATACAGGGTGTGAGGGTATGGGAACAACTTTAATTGCAGGTTTGTTTGAAAACAGCAAAGGGATTATAGCTCATATTGGGGACAGTCGCGTTTATCAAATTACACAAAACTTGGTTCGGCAAATTACAAGAGACCATTCTTTTGTAAATGTCTTACTCGACTCTGGGGAGATAAATGAAGAACAAGCAAAAACACACCCTATGAAGAATGCAATTATGAAAGCAGTCGGAACCGAACGAACTATTCACCCTGATTTTTTTGAAGTAGAATTTGCAGCGAATTCATATTTTCTTTTTTGCACAGATGGTTTAAGTAACAAAATAAGTGAATCCTATATACAGCACTTGCTATACTCAAAGAAATCTCTTTACGAAATGGGAGATGAATTAGTAGAGGAAGCTAATAAGTCAGGCGGAGAAGATAATATATCCCTGATCTTGTTAACGAATAAGGATGAGGAGGTGTAA
- the rsmB gene encoding 16S rRNA (cytosine(967)-C(5))-methyltransferase RsmB: MTKKNEKIWTGNVRDAALTILMAVEKQQAYSNLLLHQTIEKYDIEPKDRALLTELTYGTLQHKMTLDYYLQPFIKGKLDDWVRQLLRLSLYQIHYLSRIPDHAAVNEAVNIAKRRGHKGISGVINGILRSILREGVRSTEEIQDKVERLSIETSHPMWMVKRFISEYGFETTEQMLKENNEPPVTTLRVNLFKRTVEQVMHLMTQEGYVVAKSEVIPECIYLFNGQAAKTTAFQKGFVTIQDESSMIPAYALQAEPGMTVLDMCSAPGGKTTHIAEKMKNTGKLVAMDIHQHKLKLVKENAERLGFSFIETVEKDARQASELFPEQTFDRILVDAPCSGLGVMKRKPDIKYTKSEKDFDSLKPIQLKLLDEAYTLLKPNGLIVYSTCTVDREENEGTAKLFMEKHPDMELKSFPDVVKNIKQQEEDGMLQLFPQDLRSDGFFVAVFQKKS; encoded by the coding sequence ATGACAAAAAAGAATGAAAAAATATGGACAGGTAATGTAAGAGATGCAGCATTAACTATACTAATGGCTGTTGAAAAACAACAAGCTTATAGTAACTTGTTGCTACATCAAACAATTGAAAAGTATGACATTGAACCAAAAGATCGAGCCTTATTAACCGAGTTAACTTATGGAACGCTTCAACATAAAATGACATTAGATTACTACCTTCAGCCCTTTATAAAAGGTAAGCTGGATGACTGGGTTAGACAACTTCTTCGATTGTCCTTATATCAAATACACTATTTATCGAGAATTCCAGACCATGCAGCTGTAAATGAAGCGGTTAACATTGCTAAGCGAAGAGGACATAAGGGAATTTCCGGTGTAATTAATGGTATTTTACGCTCGATCCTTCGAGAAGGCGTCCGTTCCACGGAAGAGATTCAAGACAAGGTAGAGAGACTTTCTATCGAGACTAGTCACCCAATGTGGATGGTGAAACGATTTATTTCCGAATATGGTTTTGAAACAACTGAGCAAATGCTTAAAGAAAATAACGAGCCTCCTGTGACTACTTTACGTGTTAATTTATTCAAGCGAACAGTAGAACAAGTTATGCATTTAATGACTCAAGAAGGATATGTCGTGGCAAAGAGCGAAGTTATTCCAGAGTGTATTTATTTGTTCAATGGCCAAGCAGCTAAAACGACAGCTTTTCAAAAAGGTTTTGTTACCATTCAAGACGAAAGCTCTATGATCCCGGCCTATGCTCTTCAAGCAGAACCAGGAATGACCGTATTAGACATGTGCTCTGCACCAGGCGGAAAAACGACACATATAGCTGAAAAAATGAAAAATACTGGAAAGCTTGTAGCGATGGATATTCACCAGCATAAATTGAAATTAGTAAAAGAAAATGCTGAAAGACTAGGCTTTAGTTTTATTGAAACAGTTGAAAAAGATGCACGCCAAGCGTCAGAGTTATTTCCAGAGCAAACGTTTGACCGTATTTTAGTTGATGCTCCTTGTAGTGGTCTAGGGGTCATGAAAAGAAAGCCTGACATTAAATATACGAAAAGTGAAAAGGATTTCGATTCACTGAAGCCGATACAACTAAAATTATTAGACGAAGCATATACACTTTTAAAGCCAAATGGTTTAATAGTTTATAGTACGTGTACAGTGGACCGTGAGGAAAATGAAGGTACGGCCAAGTTATTTATGGAAAAACATCCAGATATGGAACTAAAAAGTTTTCCAGACGTTGTAAAGAATATAAAGCAACAAGAAGAGGATGGTATGTTACAGCTGTTTCCTCAAGACCTGAGAAGTGATGGATTTTTTGTGGCAGTTTTTCAAAAAAAGAGCTGA
- the fmt gene encoding methionyl-tRNA formyltransferase, whose protein sequence is MTSIVFMGTPAFSAPILRMLVEEGYEISAVVTQPDRPVGRKKVLTPPPVKEEALELGLPIIQPNKLKGSEELNQILNLAPDLIVTAAFGQILPKELLEAPKYGCINVHASLLPAYRGGAPIHQAIIDGQEKTGVTIMYMEEKLDAGDIISQREIPITHLDDTGILFNKLSEVGTLLLKETLPLIITGRNERIVQDESLVTYARNISREQERVDWTKSAIEIHNQIRGLHPWPVAYTTLDGQTVKLWKADTIDTDTMELPGTVVKIETDYFVVQTGLGEAIRIDEIQPAGKKKMSANDYLRGVGSKLRIGDKFE, encoded by the coding sequence ATGACTTCTATCGTATTCATGGGCACACCTGCTTTCTCAGCACCAATCTTACGCATGCTAGTTGAGGAAGGCTACGAGATTAGTGCTGTTGTGACTCAGCCTGATCGACCAGTAGGTAGAAAAAAAGTGTTAACTCCTCCTCCGGTAAAGGAAGAGGCTTTAGAGCTTGGATTACCAATCATTCAGCCAAACAAGCTAAAGGGATCTGAGGAACTCAATCAAATCCTTAACCTGGCGCCAGACTTGATTGTCACTGCTGCCTTTGGTCAAATTTTACCGAAAGAATTACTAGAAGCTCCCAAATACGGTTGTATCAATGTGCATGCATCCTTACTTCCAGCCTATCGTGGAGGAGCCCCAATACACCAAGCAATTATAGATGGACAAGAAAAAACAGGTGTCACTATTATGTATATGGAGGAAAAACTCGATGCAGGGGATATCATTTCTCAGCGTGAAATTCCTATTACACATCTAGATGATACTGGAATTCTGTTTAACAAACTAAGTGAAGTAGGAACTCTCCTTTTAAAGGAAACATTGCCATTAATCATTACGGGCAGAAATGAACGAATTGTCCAAGATGAGTCTCTAGTTACCTATGCAAGAAATATTTCACGCGAACAGGAAAGAGTAGATTGGACTAAGTCTGCAATAGAAATTCACAATCAAATCCGTGGTCTTCATCCGTGGCCTGTAGCATATACCACATTAGATGGACAAACAGTGAAGCTTTGGAAAGCAGACACGATTGATACAGATACAATGGAATTACCAGGGACAGTCGTAAAAATTGAAACAGATTATTTTGTTGTTCAAACTGGTTTGGGAGAAGCTATCCGAATTGATGAGATACAGCCGGCTGGGAAGAAAAAAATGTCTGCAAATGACTATTTGCGAGGCGTAGGTTCTAAATTGCGAATAGGAGACAAATTTGAATGA
- the def gene encoding peptide deformylase, with product MAIRSIVTHPNEILTQKCKEVHAFDEKLGKLLDDMYDTMIASDGIGLAAPQVGEAIQVAIVDLGEGQEVIEMINPEVVEIGGSEVEVEGCLSFPDIYGEVERPFYVKVEAQDRDGSLYELEAEDYEARAILHEIDHLHGILFTSKIIRYVDMEELENEQEDEL from the coding sequence ATGGCAATTCGATCAATCGTTACACACCCTAATGAAATATTAACCCAAAAATGTAAAGAAGTTCATGCATTTGATGAGAAACTTGGTAAGCTACTAGACGATATGTATGACACAATGATTGCTTCAGATGGTATCGGTCTTGCTGCGCCCCAGGTTGGAGAAGCCATCCAAGTGGCGATTGTAGACTTAGGAGAAGGTCAAGAGGTAATTGAAATGATTAATCCCGAAGTAGTCGAAATAGGTGGATCAGAAGTGGAAGTGGAAGGATGCCTAAGTTTTCCTGACATTTATGGAGAGGTAGAGCGTCCATTTTATGTGAAGGTAGAGGCTCAAGATCGTGATGGCTCTTTATATGAGTTAGAGGCAGAGGACTACGAAGCAAGAGCAATTTTACATGAAATTGATCATTTACACGGTATTTTATTTACCTCTAAAATAATTCGTTATGTTGATATGGAAGAGTTGGAGAATGAACAGGAGGATGAGCTATGA
- the priA gene encoding primosomal protein N', with translation MIVEVIVDVAAYPIDRPFDYVVPEHLEDLVERGSRVHVPFGNRKVQGFITNIKGETDIDRTKLKEVLSIIDVEPVITEELLELSKWMTKKTLCYEIDALQVMLPAALRASYKKNIKIVDSTQLDEEILALFGKKEVLPYEAFEKAGMLRVMKRHLTEGSLLLENIIKQQTRVKTVTKYTLVEDKEFIIDQLNKLTKQAVKQKELIEWLLAQEQNSFTMQEIIQTAAVSNATVHALINKKILVKEQEEVYREITSLDYQDRDNRVQLTNEQKAALSKITNAQNNRENTTFLLHGITGSGKTEIYLHAIEKSIAEGKQAIMLVPEISLTPQMTRRFKLRFGDQVAVMHSGLSTGEKFDEWRKIWRGEVMVVVGARSAVFAPFKDLGVIILDEEHESSYKQEDTPRYHARDVAIWRSEYHKCPVILGSATPSLESYARASKGVYTLLTLTMRAKEQALPTVNIVDMRAELKSGNRSMFSVPLADAIREKLEKKEQIVLFLNKRGFSSFVLCRDCGTVVECDQCDISLTYHREGERLKCHYCGHEEPVPHQCPECQSEHIRFFGTGTQKVEEEITKLFPYARVLRMDVDTTRTKGSHERILKQFGDGEADILLGTQMIAKGLDFPNITLVGVLNADTTLHLADFRAAEKTFQLMTQVSGRAGRHDKEGIVFIQTYTPEHYAIEYSKDQLYEPFYHNEMIMRKQYEYPPFYYVTLVQVTHENVLLAAEYAKLATDWLRGNLSSTSMVIGPTASAISKIQNRYRYQCLIKYKQEPLLIEKLQQLIKIYRTEWIKKGVILTVDLDPSTIL, from the coding sequence ATGATTGTAGAGGTTATTGTTGATGTAGCTGCATATCCGATTGACCGCCCGTTTGATTATGTAGTACCTGAACATTTGGAAGACTTAGTAGAACGAGGTAGCCGGGTTCATGTTCCTTTCGGTAATCGAAAAGTGCAAGGGTTTATTACCAATATCAAAGGAGAAACAGATATAGATCGAACAAAACTTAAGGAAGTTCTATCGATTATAGATGTTGAGCCAGTTATTACGGAAGAATTGCTAGAGTTGTCTAAATGGATGACAAAGAAAACTCTTTGCTATGAAATTGACGCTCTTCAAGTAATGCTTCCAGCTGCCTTACGAGCATCCTATAAAAAAAATATTAAGATAGTTGACTCTACCCAATTAGATGAAGAGATTCTAGCGCTTTTTGGAAAGAAAGAAGTTCTTCCTTATGAAGCTTTTGAAAAAGCAGGAATGCTACGTGTGATGAAAAGGCATTTAACAGAAGGTAGTCTATTGCTCGAAAATATTATTAAGCAGCAAACAAGAGTTAAAACAGTTACTAAATATACGCTGGTTGAAGATAAAGAATTTATAATAGATCAACTAAATAAACTCACCAAACAAGCAGTAAAACAAAAAGAATTGATTGAGTGGCTTCTAGCACAAGAACAAAACTCTTTCACTATGCAAGAAATAATTCAGACTGCCGCTGTTAGTAATGCTACTGTTCATGCACTTATTAATAAAAAGATATTAGTGAAAGAGCAAGAAGAGGTGTATCGGGAGATTACTTCACTTGACTATCAAGATCGTGATAACCGAGTACAGCTAACTAATGAACAGAAGGCTGCATTATCTAAAATTACAAATGCTCAAAATAATAGAGAAAACACTACCTTTTTATTGCACGGTATAACAGGCAGCGGTAAAACAGAAATCTATCTTCATGCAATAGAAAAATCTATAGCAGAAGGAAAACAAGCAATAATGCTGGTACCTGAGATTTCATTGACACCCCAAATGACACGACGTTTCAAGCTGCGCTTCGGGGACCAGGTGGCAGTAATGCATAGTGGCCTATCAACCGGCGAGAAGTTTGATGAGTGGCGTAAAATTTGGCGTGGTGAAGTAATGGTTGTTGTTGGAGCTAGATCAGCAGTATTTGCTCCATTTAAGGATTTAGGTGTCATTATTTTAGATGAGGAACATGAGTCCTCCTATAAGCAAGAGGATACACCGCGCTACCATGCCAGAGATGTTGCAATTTGGAGAAGTGAGTATCATAAATGCCCGGTTATTTTAGGCAGTGCCACCCCCTCCTTAGAATCCTATGCACGTGCATCAAAAGGGGTATACACTTTACTAACTTTAACAATGAGGGCAAAAGAGCAAGCTTTACCAACCGTCAATATAGTGGATATGCGTGCGGAGCTAAAAAGTGGGAACCGTTCTATGTTTAGTGTTCCTTTAGCAGATGCCATTCGAGAAAAACTAGAAAAGAAAGAACAAATTGTACTCTTTTTAAATAAGAGAGGTTTCTCTTCTTTTGTTCTTTGTAGAGATTGTGGAACAGTTGTAGAATGCGACCAGTGTGATATTTCTTTAACGTATCACCGAGAAGGCGAACGATTAAAATGTCATTATTGCGGACATGAGGAGCCAGTGCCTCATCAGTGTCCGGAATGTCAGAGTGAACATATCCGTTTTTTTGGCACAGGTACGCAAAAGGTAGAAGAGGAAATTACTAAATTATTTCCTTATGCCAGAGTTTTACGAATGGATGTTGATACTACTAGAACGAAGGGATCGCATGAACGCATTCTGAAACAGTTTGGAGATGGCGAGGCAGACATTCTATTAGGAACACAGATGATAGCAAAAGGACTGGACTTTCCTAATATCACTTTGGTAGGTGTCTTGAATGCCGATACTACTCTCCACCTTGCGGATTTTAGAGCTGCTGAAAAAACATTTCAGCTAATGACACAGGTAAGTGGTCGAGCAGGAAGACACGATAAGGAAGGTATTGTATTCATCCAAACGTATACCCCTGAGCACTATGCGATAGAGTACTCTAAGGACCAACTGTACGAGCCCTTTTATCATAATGAAATGATTATGCGTAAGCAATATGAATATCCACCATTCTATTACGTGACATTAGTGCAAGTTACGCATGAAAATGTTCTTCTTGCAGCAGAATACGCGAAGCTTGCTACCGATTGGTTACGAGGTAATCTATCGAGCACGAGTATGGTAATAGGGCCGACTGCAAGCGCAATTAGCAAGATACAAAATAGATATCGCTACCAATGTTTGATAAAATACAAACAAGAACCACTATTAATAGAAAAACTACAGCAACTGATTAAAATTTACCGTACGGAGTGGATAAAAAAAGGGGTTATACTTACAGTAGACTTAGATCCCTCCACTATTTTATAG
- the coaBC gene encoding bifunctional phosphopantothenoylcysteine decarboxylase/phosphopantothenate--cysteine ligase CoaBC yields the protein MITSKKILVCVTGGIAVYKAVALVSKLTQAGAEVKVMMTPSAMEFVTPLSFQAMSRNDVYYDTFDEKNSQVIAHIDLADWADLVLVAPATANTIAKLANGIADNMVTTTLLATTADVWIAPAMNVHMYDHPAVKRNIEQLSKDGYSFIEPSEGFLACGYVGKGRLEEPEKIVELVETHFSPKDLPLKGKKVVVTAGPTREKLDPVRFLTNFSSGKMGYAMAEAASKLGAETILISGPVAIDAPQNVKLVNVESTEDMFLAVLNHFETASIVVKTAAVADYKAKEIHPQKMKKKEGEVTIALEKTTDILSELGKRKTSQILVGFAAETNDVVHYAKGKLKKKNADYIIANDVTEEGSGFGTETNAVTLVGKNDIDIHFPQTSKKELALQLFRMIIELEKDETL from the coding sequence ATGATAACTTCTAAGAAAATTCTTGTTTGTGTGACAGGCGGGATTGCAGTTTATAAAGCAGTTGCGCTAGTAAGTAAGCTAACGCAGGCTGGCGCAGAAGTGAAGGTAATGATGACACCATCCGCTATGGAATTTGTGACACCATTAAGTTTTCAAGCGATGTCAAGAAATGATGTATACTATGACACGTTTGATGAAAAAAATTCGCAGGTTATTGCACACATAGATTTAGCAGATTGGGCGGATTTGGTGCTCGTTGCTCCTGCAACAGCTAATACTATTGCCAAGCTTGCTAATGGGATAGCGGACAATATGGTTACCACTACTCTTTTAGCAACAACGGCAGATGTCTGGATTGCGCCTGCTATGAATGTACATATGTACGACCATCCAGCAGTAAAACGGAATATTGAACAGCTTTCAAAAGACGGATATTCATTTATCGAGCCATCTGAAGGCTTTTTAGCATGTGGTTACGTTGGAAAGGGAAGATTGGAAGAACCAGAAAAAATTGTAGAGTTAGTCGAAACACATTTTTCTCCGAAAGACTTACCTCTAAAAGGGAAAAAGGTAGTCGTAACTGCAGGTCCTACAAGAGAAAAGCTAGATCCTGTTCGATTTTTAACTAATTTTTCAAGCGGTAAAATGGGATATGCTATGGCAGAGGCTGCTTCTAAATTAGGAGCAGAGACTATTCTCATTTCAGGTCCAGTTGCAATAGATGCTCCTCAAAATGTAAAGCTAGTAAACGTCGAAAGCACAGAGGATATGTTTCTTGCAGTCCTTAATCATTTTGAAACAGCCTCTATAGTAGTGAAAACAGCAGCAGTAGCGGATTATAAGGCGAAAGAAATACACCCTCAAAAGATGAAGAAAAAAGAGGGGGAAGTTACAATCGCTTTGGAAAAAACTACGGACATATTATCAGAGTTGGGAAAACGTAAAACAAGTCAAATATTAGTTGGCTTTGCAGCTGAAACTAATGATGTTGTGCATTATGCAAAAGGTAAGTTAAAAAAGAAAAATGCAGATTATATAATAGCTAATGATGTGACAGAAGAGGGTTCTGGTTTTGGGACAGAAACGAATGCCGTAACTCTTGTTGGAAAGAATGATATCGATATTCACTTTCCACAAACCAGTAAGAAGGAGCTAGCCCTTCAGTTATTCCGCATGATAATCGAGCTAGAGAAAGATGAGACTCTATGA
- the rpoZ gene encoding DNA-directed RNA polymerase subunit omega, producing MLYPSVDSLKNQIDSKYSLVSVASKRARQLQEEGGERLGIYVSAKQVGKALEEVAAGELKIESTNENAVYEDEV from the coding sequence ATGTTATATCCATCAGTAGATTCATTAAAAAACCAAATCGATTCAAAGTATTCATTAGTAAGCGTTGCTTCTAAAAGAGCACGCCAGTTACAAGAAGAAGGCGGAGAGCGCCTAGGTATTTACGTTTCAGCGAAGCAAGTTGGTAAAGCACTTGAGGAAGTAGCTGCTGGAGAGCTTAAAATCGAATCCACTAACGAAAATGCTGTATACGAGGATGAAGTATAA